In Aspergillus oryzae RIB40 DNA, chromosome 6, one genomic interval encodes:
- a CDS encoding NmrA/HSCARG family protein (predicted protein) produces MSPQTIVVIGATGSQGGAVVKELLANRDLYHVRAITRDVTKPASQKLAALGAEVRSADLNSGSDALAQVFAGADGIFALTDFWQTQSTATEIAQGRAIADAAARTETLKHFVWSALPDPVKLSNGQLLNIHHWKGKSLVTEYIQKEHPELWAKTTTVLFPNYFENCITTPDRYLPQKDANGAYTLSFPHSPETVMPNVAIADTGKLVHTILQAGSKYFTKTIAFYSEALSESEKLAKIGSQYNVPTKYQKLNSRECQELLESRDGMSPEIALDFTEQLMMFELFGNVYANKEFVQAREIPGLSLQTWSEFLRENDLSKFL; encoded by the exons ATGTCTCCTCAGACGATCGTTGTCATTGGTGCTACTGGGTCCCAG GGCGGTGCCGTTGTCAAAGAGCTTCTGGCAAACCGGGACCTCTATCATGTCCGGGCCATTACGCGCGATGTAACCAAACCCGCGTCTCAAAAGCTCGCTGCGCTTGGAGCAGAAGTCCGGTCTGCCGACCTTAATAGCGGTAGCGATGCCCTTGCACAGGTGTTCGCTGGCGCTGATGGTATCTTTGCACTGACTGATTTCTGGCAAACGCAATCTACCGCTACTGAGATTGCGCAAGGGCGTGCTATTGCTGATGCCGCAGCGCGGACTGAAACTCTGAAGCATTTTGTCTGGAGTGCCCTTCCCGATCCCGTCAAATTGTCAAACGGCCAGCTTCTCAATATCCACCATTGGAAGGGCAAGAGCTTGGTCACTGAATACATCCAGAAGGAACACCCAGAGCTATGGGCAAAGACCACTACTGTGCTCTTCCCCAACTACTTTGAAAACTGCATTACTACTCCGGATAGGTATCTTCCTCAGAAG GATGCGAACGGGGCTTACACTTTGTCATTCCCTCACAGTCCAGAAACCGTGATGCCCAACGTCGCCATTGCTGACACCGGTAAGCTTGTGCACACCATCCTTCAGGCCGGCTCAAAGTATTTTACCAAGACTATTGCCTTCTACTCGGAGGCCCTGTCGGAGTCTGAAAAGTTGGCCAAGATCGGAAGCC AGTACAACGTTCCCACGAAGTACCAAAAGCTCAACAGCAGAGAATgccaggagcttcttgaatCTCGGGATGGCATGTCTCCAGAAATCGCGCTGGACTTCACCGAACAATTGATGATGTTTGAGCTCTTTGGTAATGTCTACGCCAACAAAGAATTCGTGCAAGCTAGAGAG ATACCTGGGCTCTCACTTCAAACCTGGTCGGAG
- a CDS encoding SDR family oxidoreductase (predicted protein), which translates to MASTTSSAAPQQHYSRNWCKPRLVRHMSITSTFLLLNLSTPPGIGKGLVTAYLAKANTTVIATCREVSEQITKDLFSLSRGHGSNLIIVSLSLDKPQSVINAVSQLQRHHSINKIDIVIANAGICIHYGPLARMEDADLVSHFDVNTLGPIRLFRATLPLLQASSQPKFIYISSELAIITGLERSSSLTSAYGVSKVASNYLVKKIHTEHPDMIAFSIDPGFVQTDMGNRGAQCNGLEKAPMTISESVEGIVNQAEKASKETTSGRFIKHDGEQLPW; encoded by the exons ATGGCTTCTACAACATCCTCGGCTGCTCCTCAAC AGCACTATTCTCGTAACTGGTGCAAACCGAGGTTAGTTAGGCACATGAGTATCACGAGCACATTCCTTTTACTGAATTTATCTACGCCACCAGGTATCGGCAAAGGCCTAGTAACTGCATACCTTGCAAAGGCCAACACTACTGTGATAGCGACATGTAGAGAAGTGTCCGAACAGATTACAAAAGActtgttctctctttctaGAGGTCACGGCTCTAATCTCATCATTGTCTCTCTTAGCCTTGATAAGCCACAGAGTGTCATTAATGCAGTTTCTCAACTACAAAGGCATCACTCGATTAATAAAATTGATATCGTGATTGCAAATGCTGGGATATGCATTCACTATGGCCCTTTAGCACGCATGGAGGATGCAGACCTGGTATCGCACTTTGACGTGAATACCCTTGGCCCGATCAGGCTATTCAGGGCGACTTTGCCGCTGCTGCAAGCCAGCAGTCAACCCAAGTTCATCTATATCTCATCCGAATTAGCCATCATCACTGGCCTTGAACGCTCTTCGTCGTTGACTTCGGCGTACGGTGTCTCGAAGGTAGCCAGCAACTACCTAGTCAAGAAAATTCACACAGAACATCCGGATATGATCGCATTTTCAATTGATCCAGG ATTTGTCCAAACTGATATGGGAAATCGCGGCGCGCAGTGCAATGGGCTAGAGAAAGCTCCGATGACTATTTCCGAAAGCGTCGAAGGAATTGTCAATCAG GCGGAAAAAGCCTCCAAAGAAACAACCTCAGGCAGATTCATAAAACATGATGGTGAGCAGCTTCCGTGGTAA
- a CDS encoding RidA family protein (predicted protein), whose product MDSRASNLSNLWSEKYGYDFVVATTQASINSDLRVFLSEEDQPVSYTCFCMDCEGEPTKMIGLEELLKLTDGVNPFEIPKATPYKDSRVQKLFCARFAIGIKMQIGLPPGIAPMDLLPIISLGESASNVKFTMCCSDVTVVELKPPGGWVSDGKWNVWSQPYGDPWYVQTKVNLTMAYLNEQLDTPYLNQHPRIKKRLKEALGNLSGTAFSLQQLLIDLDSAFLETAPIFKGVDDSDALAVLQKYFVKIYSDHAKDGLPLVAVTAVAQSADKSSLKLTAFEREVNPPIGSSGGRIEHPTSIQQSATTLNYLCAVNNHTLPGTASFDWNWVLPKDIDNMSGIIAVNRDTFAAHLRDELVALAAPYCIKPRCIITDQPKNWDNPVKFNVQLNPGQTPDTAHASGNEIFISYSKPGYEGRGHNGVTGEVFEELRVVSTYTLNAKFLGQTLTVSQHLCFSATVRYNMLGPSSCNPFDKTLTTTYTISVDENGGLVFIKEPHEVLVDNSQDPDLSGFWGMYGLTDVFHKLKNQVWASVDFGDLKFNKLQNFIFPGAKVFTYKGASFSDYQDLICEITYLDPDQVESTTPTKLLAKQASGSLISYPARSTGRVLALTTSSEMMQNYVQGEIVTATGKFEALQTDDGHALLFAIDDSGVFHVIVEESGVTQTGWQVQDLSSSAIQAYFSASTDPVVKTFDVGSALDGSICLAVAVTADGTDHLLVSLNNSSSNTQWTSNPQWVRFDFDADGEGSGDIQITGTLFAETMDKQHYLIVDIDRQSQSPAKFIERYYVDPSVSIGTRWVKHDVSVDIQDGNYRSCIGRVKNGYVDGIYTAGSTGGEAQFIYEPVINVFGRGPPAPVRLRLPGENIPSAIATMRNLDNDSPLYGTTDLYAVGGSSLYRFAADRQKRNELPTAVVTSDVLLGTDTLLAMSHDGVTTLWGRNSSDEVFYVSCPANQLDLPGSWSACVPILTNIERMSAYVNQVDGGSTVFTSGGGRLQKLMQGTSSASKIWRAQDITITSPPQTKSLSFNSYTTTIHVTNEHDLPARDVLLTISASSRTPVYMNGVYYVLGNLPTQVHTDAMGSVTVIEATEDINATVFTVSFSGGSGSITINPMDKVFSKLTALNSTDKLQDASFPSQTTAGGVVGAPASTPLVAPSTARRDIEVVAGHMDSLKSAYSNVKEAQSTILASRNHGVVPSTLFLNSGKVSSAGLGHDIAIAAGDLFRWLKSGIDAVINVIYDAASGAWHFIAKIAGMVYRAVLDTVEAVVGAVEWVFNAIKTVIEDIIRFVEFLFEWDDIRRTKDVMHNVVRLWLRHQVDGIPKAKADFDREITSVEQALNQWTGITDWGSLGPATEQTASGSASNPAEGQTSGSQLLAGHFRTHASELRILGDSPPFDATDNVIDDLLTALSNEGEVLSTTYTQLKELAKDFSSMNVEDVLKRLAGILGDVVLSSARVVVDALLDVLHDMASAAVTLLDTKIHIPVISDILNAIGVPDLSFLDLFTWIAAVAYTVVYKIGKSEAPFPDNNEVQTIISATSWDQLAGMISGPSMTISPYMQKCIFIAGHSISGFMCLTGDFVNTFEAEAETGENPFSTPSAIMGVIAAGSQGASDFLVPKDAIENKAVSTISTITTCAVIAAKVVFSGPAQKRFGAPEGSKFKPLAVADGRATGAIVNSILVIPALVVSGWHFYELITKPAGATRSAAIVGEVSNLASYISRIAYAVADYKQRRLSSTEDLSLYRPAFSSLTNAHGQPILRRLKHGTVCLLLRHQLHLKRAVMTVYGLYGHPVLAIAATTRRGRVICALFLRSLHSIIAHNHQLMGPSDLGGDNSEEAGKKSGGLPTDPLFCSDIPTGNAKTQSQDPIQIDCVGLPADKAVKLGLTNNSRIKWQIFKGEVYARQSIKEPKNTTSRHMSTFKYYSLPGFGEQCREKYGFSDSCIIGDRMIVTGQTGMDPLTLKISPIFEEEVTQAFQNINDLILLTLKKEGRTIEEGKTGWDYVVKLHAYLVNLSTMRDEARETMVRHIKKFCPNHQPLFTMVGVESLPFPEHHIELEVDIWLK is encoded by the exons ATGGATAGCCGCGCGTCGAACCTCTCGAACCTCTGGAGTGAGAAATATGGCTATGACTTCGTTGTGGCAACTACACAGGCAAGCATCAACTCGGATCTGAGGGTGTTTCTTAGCGAGGAAGACCAACCGGTCTCCTATACCTGCTTCTGTATGGATTGCGAGGGGGAGCCCACGAAAATGATCGGCTTAGAGGAACTCCTTAAACTGACGGACGGTGTGAATCCCTTTGAAATCCCTAAGGCTACCCCCTACAAAGATTCACGAGTTCAGAAGCTATTTTGCGCCCGCTTTGCCATCGGAATTAAAATGCAAATTGGCCTGCCTCCTGGTATAGCACCAATGGACTTGCTCCCAATCATCAGTCTGGGTGAGAGCGCAAGCAATGTCAAGTTCACCATGTGCTGCTCAGATGTGACCGTCGTCGAACTTAAGCCTCCCGGTGGTTGGGTCTCTGATGGAAAGTGGAACGTATGGTCCCAGCCATACGGCGATCCGTGGTATGTACAGACCAAGGTGAATCTCACAATGGCCTATTTGAATGAACAACTCGATACACCATATCTGAACCAACACCCgagaatcaagaaaagacTCAAGGAAGCGCTGGGAAACCTCTCGGGCACCGCCTTCAGCTTACAGCAGCTTCTGATTGACCTGGATAGCGCCTTCTTGGAGACTGCTCCCATCTTTAAGGGCGTCGACGACTCAGACGCTCTGGCTGTCCTACAGAAATATTTCGTCAAGATCTATAGTGACCATGCAAAGGATGGCCTGCCGTTGGTCGCTGTGACCGCCGTCGCGCAATCCGCCGACAAGTCCTCCCTGAAGTTGACTGCATTTGAGCGTGAGGTCAACCCCCCGATAGGCAGTAGTGGCGGTAGAATTGAGCATCCAACCTCCATCCAGCAGTCAGCTACAACTTTAAACTATTTGTGTGCGGTCAACAATCATACACTTCCAGGGACGGCCAGCTTTGACTGGAACTGGGTGCTGCCGAAGGACATTGACAACATGAGTGGCATTATTGCCGTGAACCGCGATACCTTCGCAGCGCATCTCCGGGATGAACTGGTTGCTTTAGCTGCACCATATTGCATCAAGCCCAGGTGCATAATCACGGATCAACCCAAAAATTGGGATAATCCTGTCAAATTCAATGTGCAGCTGAACCCCGGGCAAACACCAGATACTGCCCACGCCTCAGGAAATGAGATATTTATTTCATATTCGAAACCCGGATACGAGGGGAGGGGACACAATGGTGTTACTGGGGAGGTATTTGAAGAGTTGAGAGTTGTGTCGACCTATACGTTGAATGCCAAGTTCCTTGGACAGACACTGACGGTCTCGCAACATCTCTGCTTCTCTGCCACTGTCAGATACAATATGCTCGGACCTTCCTCCTGCAATCCGTTCGACAAGACCCTGACTACCACATACACCATCTCGGTCGATGAGAACGGGGGGTTGGTATTCATCAAAGAGCCCCACGAAGTGTTAGTTGACAATTCGCAGGACCCGGACTTGTCTGGCTTTTGGGGCATGTATGGCCTCACGGATGTTTTCCACAAGCTCAAAAACCAAGTGTGGGCTAGTGTCGACTTTGGTGACCTGAAATTCAATAAACTTCAGAATTTCATCTTCCCCGGCGCGAAAGTATTTACTTATAAAGGGGCCAGCTTTTCCGATTACCAAGATCTTATTTGCGAGATTACCTACTTAGATCCTGACCAGGTTGAGTCCACCACGCCCACGAAGCTTTTGGCCAAGCAAGCCTCGGGGTCTCTGATATCCTACCCTGCTAGGAGTACAGGCCGGGTTCTGGCATTGACCACGTCGTCAGAGATGATGCAGAACTATGTTCAAGGCGAGATTGTAACCGCAACCGGCAAGTTTGAGGCGCTCCAAACCGACGACGGTCATGCCTTACTCTTCGCTATTGATGATTCGGGTGTCTTTCATGTCATTGTGGAGGAGAGTGGCGTGACTCAGACCGGATGGCAGGTTCAGGACCTCTCCAGCTCGGCGATCCAGGCCTACTTTTCAGCCAGCACGGACCCGGTAGTGAAGACATTCGATGTTGGAAGTGCCCTTGATGGGAGCATCTGTCTGGCGGTGGCTGTGACGGCTGATGGGACGGACCACCTCTTGGTTTCATTAAATAATTCGAGTTCAAATACGCAGTGGACGTCAAACCCGCAGTGGGTACGCTTTGATTTCGACGCGGACGGCGAGGGGTCCGGGGACATTCAAATCACCGGTACTCTTTTTGCAGAGACAATGGACAAGCAGCATTATCTGATAGTCGATATTGACCGCCAATCACAGAGCCCCGCCAAGTTCATAGAACGCTACTACGTCGACCCCTCGGTGTCGATAGGGACGCGCTGGGTGAAACATGATGTATCTGTTGATATCCAGGACGGCAACTACCGGAGTTGCATCGGGCGTGTTAAGAATGGCTATGTCGATGGGATCTACACTGCAGGCAGCACTGGCGGAGAAGCCCAGTTTATCTATGAGCCAGTTATTAATGTCTTCGGTCGCGGGCCTCCAGCCCCTGTGCGATTGCGACTACCTGGTGAAAACATACCCTCAGCCATAGCCACTATGCGAAACCTGGATAACGATTCCCCTCTGTACGGGACAACTGATCTATATGCAGTCGGCGGATCGTCACTCTACCGCTTCGCTGCCGACCGCCAAAAGCGAAACGAGCTCCCAACGGCTGTTGTGACCAGTGACGTCTTGTTGGGGACAGACACGTTACTAGCTATGAGCCATGACGGAGTAACGACTCTGTGGGGAAGGAACAGTAGCGACGAGGTGTTCTATGTCTCCTGTCCAGCAAATCAACTTGACCTTCCCGGTTCGTGGAGTGCCTGTGTTCCCATACTTACGAACATCGAACGTATGTCGGCCTACGTGAATCAGgtggatggaggaagtaCCGTCTTTACATCAGGCGGCGGCAGGCTGCAGAAGCTTATGCAGGGTACAAGCAGTGCTAGCAAGATCTGGCGAGCGCAAGATATAACAATCACGTCTCCTCCGCAGACTAAGTCGCTTTCGTTCAACTCgtacaccaccaccatccatgTTACAAATGAGCATGATCTGCCAGCCAGGGATGTCCTGCTGACTATTTCTGCGAGCTCACGGACTCCTGTGTATATGAATGGCGTCTACTATGTGCTAGGAAACCTGCCAACCCAAGTTCACACGGATGCTATGGGATCAGTGACCGTGATTGAGGCAACAGAGGATATCAACGCAACTGTCTTCACGGTCTCGTTTAGCGGAGGATCAGGAAGCATCACCATCAATCCGATGGATAAGGTCTTCTCCAAACTGACCGCTCTCAACTCGACAGACAAGCTACAGGACGCCAGCTTCCCCAGCCAGACTACAGCGGGTGGAGTAGTCGGGGCACCTGCATCAACTCCCCTCGTCGCACCTTCAACAGCCCGAAGAGACATTGAAGTCGTCGCTGGCCACATGGACAGTCTAAAAAGCGCATATAGTAATGTGAAGGAAGCACAGTCCACGATACTTGCGAGCCGTAACCACGGCGTTGTGCCATCAACATTGTTCCTTAATTCTGGGAAGGTATCCTCTGCCGGCCTCGGCCATGATATAGCAATAGCGGCCGGTGATCTCTTCCGCTGGCTGAAGTCAGGTATTGATGCTGTCATCAATGTCATCTATGACGCGGCGAGCGGTGCATGGCACTTCATTGCGAAGATCGCCGGTATGGTCTATCGTGCCGTCTTGGACACAGTAGAGGCCGTTGTAGGGGCTGTTGAGTGGGTCTTCAACGCCATCAAGACAGTCATTGAAGATATAATTCGCTTCGTCGAATTCCTTTTCGAGTGGGATGATATCCGCCGAACTAAGGATGTAATGCACAACGTTGTCCGGCTGTGGCTTCGGCACCAGGTAGATGGCATTCCCAAGGCGAAAGCAGACTTTGATCGGGAAATCACCTCGGTTGAGCAAGCCCTGAATCAGTGGACCGGCATCACAGATTGGGGATCACTCGGGCCAGCAACAGAGCAGACAGCCTCTGGCAGTGCGTCTAACCCAGCCGAGGGACAAACATCTGGCTCGCAGCTGTTGGCTGGCCACTTTCGCACCCATGCCAGTGAGCTGAGGATCCTCGGTGACAGCCCACCGTTTGATGCAACCGATAATGTGATCGACGATTTGCTGACGGCGCTTTCCAATGAGGGCGAAGTTCTCTCCACGACGTACACGCAGCTGAAGGAGTTGGCTAAGGACTTCAGCTCGATGAATGTAGAAGATGTGCTGAAGAGGCTTGCCGGGATTCTAGGCGATGTAGTTCTGTCCAGCGCGCGGGTCGTGGTGGACGCCCTACTCGATGTACTTCATGACATGGCGAGTGCAGCCGTTACCTTGCTAGACACAAAAATCCACATACCCGTCATCTCCGATATTCTCAACGCTATCGGTGTGCCTGACCTGTCCTTCCTGGACTTGTTCACCTGGATCGCTGCTGTCGCCTATACTGTTGTCTACAAAATCGGGAAGAGTGAGGCCCCTTTCCCCGATAATAACGAGGTTCAGACCATTATTTCCGCCACCAGCTGGGACCAACTCGCAGGGATGATTTCAGGGCCAAGCATGACGATCTCCCCTTACATGCAGAAGTGTATATTCATTGCGGGCCATTCTATTTCCGGATTCATGTGCCTGACTGGCGACTTTGTCAACACTTTCGAAGCGGAGGCCGAAACAGGAGAAAACCCGTTCTCCACCCCATCAGCCATTATGGGGGTCATTGCGGCGGGCTCGCAAGGTGCCAGTGACTTTCTTGTGCCCAAGGACGCCATAGAAAACAAAGCCGTGAGCACAATCTCCACGATCACCACATGTGCCGTAATCGCGGCCAAAGTCGTGTTCAGCGGCCCAGCGCAGAAGAGGTTCGGTGCTCCGGAGGGCAGCAAGTTTAAGCCGCTCGCTGTAGCTGATGGGCGCGCCACGGGCGCCATAGTTAACTCGATCCTCGTAATCCCCGCGCTGGTCGTATCTGGGTGGCATTTCTATGAATTAATCACCAAACCTGCGGGGGCGACGCGCTCGGCGGCGATTGTAGGCGAGGTATCTAACCTGGCCTCTTATATCTCGCGTATCGCGTATGCAGTTGCG GACTACAAGCAGCGGAGGCTGTCATCGACTGAGgatctttctttgtata GACCGGCCTTTTCCTCCTTAACAAACGCTCATGGGCAGCCGATACTGAGACGACTGAAACACGGTACCGTTTGCTTGCTTCTACGTCACCAACTCCATT TGAAGCGAGCAGTCATGACCGTATATGGACTCTATGGCCACCCAGTTCTTGCTATAGCTGCTACAACGAGGCGTGGTAGGGTGATTTGTGCCCTATTCTTGAGAAGTCTTCATAGTATCATTGCCCACAATCACCAGCTTATGGGC CCTTCGGATTTAGGCGGTG ACAATTCTGAAGAAGCAGGGAAGAAGTCT GGTGGCCTCCCTACAGACCCACTATTTTGTTCCGATATCCCGACTGGTAACGCCAAGACCCAGTCTCAGGATCCTATCCAGATTGATTGTGTAGGACTGCCCGCTGACAAAGCGGTTAAACTTGGTCTAACAAATAACTCTCGTATAAAATGGCAGATATTCAAAGGTGAAGTCTACGCTCGTCAGTCAATAAAAGAACCTAAGAACACAACATCAAGGCACATGTCGACTTTCAAGTATTATTCTCTACCCGGATTCGGGGAACAATGCCGCGAAAAGTACGGCTTTAGTGACTCCTGCATCATAGGCGACAGAATGATAGTTACTGGCCAGA CTGGGATGGATCCCTTGACCTTGAAAATCTCTCCCAttttcgaggaagaagtcacCCAAGCGTTCCAAAACATCAAcgatctcatccttcttaCACTCAAAAAGGAAGGCCGCACCATTGAAGAAGGTAAAACTGGCTGGGATTATGTCGTCAAACTGCATGCGTATCTGGTCAATTTGTCGACCATGCGGGATGAGGCCAGGGAGACGATGGTGCGCCACATAAAAAAGTTCTGCCCGAATCATCAGCCATTATTTACCATGGTGGGTGTGGAAAGCTTGCCATTTCCTGAACATCATATTGAACTTGAGGTTGATATCTGGTTGAAATGA
- a CDS encoding tyrosinase family protein (predicted protein), with translation MASVEPIKTFEIRQKGPVETKAERKSIRDLNEEELDKLIEAWRWIQDPARTGEDSFFYLAGLHGEPFRGAGYNNSHWWGGYCHHGNILFPTWHRAYLMAVEKALRKACPDVSLPYWDESDDETAKKGIPLIFTQKEYKGKPNPLYSYTFSERIVDRLAKFPDADYSKPQGYKTCRYPYSGLCGQDDIAIAQQHNNFLDANFNQEQITGLLNSNVTSWLNLGQFTDIEGKQVKADTRWKIRQCLLTEEYTVFSNTTSAQRWNDEQFHPLESGGKETEAKATSLAVPLESPHNDMHLAIGGVQIPGFNVDQYAGANGDMGENDTASFDPIFYFHHCFIDYLFWTWQTMHKKTDASQITILPEYPGTNSVDSQGPTPGISGNTWLTLDTPLDPFRENGDKVTSNKLLTLKDLPYTYKAPTSGTGSVFNDVPRLNYPLSPPILRVSGINRASIAGSFALAISQTDHTGKAQVKGIESVLSRWHVQGCANCQTHLSTTAFVPLFELNEDDAKRKHANNELAVHLHTRGNPGGQRVRNVTVGTMR, from the exons ATGGCCTCAGTCGAACCCATCAAAACCTTTGAGATTAGACAGAAGGGACCAGTTGAAACCAAAGCGGAACGCAAGTCGATTCGAGACCTCAATGAAGAAGAGTTAGATAAACTCATCGAGGCTTGGAGATGGATTCAAGACCCCGCGAGAACAGGCGAAGACTCATTTTTCTACCTAGCCGGGCTGCATGGTGAGCCTTTCCGAGGCGCGGGATACAACAATTCCCACTGGTGGGGGGGATACTGCCATCATGGAAACATCTTGTTTCCAACCTGGCATCGTGCGTATCTGATGGCTGTGGAGAAGGCTTTACGCAAGGCGTGTCCAGATGTCTCACTCCCATATTGGGATGAAAGTGACGATGAAACGGCAAAGAAGGGGATTCCGTTAATTTTCACCCAGAAAGAATACAAGGGAAAGCCTAACCCACTGTATTCCTATACGTTTAGCGAAAGAATTGTCGACCGCTTGGCCAAATTTCCCGATGCAGACTACAGTAAGCCACAAGGCTATAAAACCTGCCGATACCCTTATTCGGGCCTTTGTGGCCAGGACGACATTGCGATAGCTCAACAGCACAACAATTTCCTTGATGCCAATTTTAACCAGGAACAGATTACTGGTCTGCTGAATAGCAATGTCACGTCATGGCTTAATTTGGGGCAATTCACCGATATTGAGGGCAAGCAAGTCAAGGCCGACACCCGCTGGAAGATTCGTCAGTGTCTCTTGACAGAAGAGTACACTGTCTTCTCGAATACAACTTCGGCTCAACGATGGAATGATGAACAGTTCCATCCACTGGAGTCGGGTGGTAAAGAGACAGAGGCCAAAGCAACCTCACTCGCTGTTCCCCTGGAAAGCCCCCATAATGACATGCATCTCGCTATTGGTGGAGTCCAAATTCCGGGCTTTAACGTTGATCAATATGCTGGCGCCAACGGCGACATGGGGGAGAACGACACCGCCTCATTCGACCCGATCTTTTACTTTCATCATTGCTTTATTGACTATCTATTCTGGACCTGGCAGACAATGCACAAGAAGACAGATGCTAGTCAAATAACAATCTTGCCAGAATATCCTGGAACGAACAGCGTTGATAGCCAAGGTCCTACACCCGGGATCTCTGGCAACACCTGGCTTACCTTGGACACTCCCCTTGACCCATTCagagagaatggagataAGGTCACTTCAAAT AAACTCCTGACCTTGAAAGATCTTCCCTATACATACAAGGCGCCCACGTCCGGCACAGGTTCGGTTTTCAATGATGTGCCTCGGCTCAACTACCCTCTTTCTCCACCAATACTACGGGTCTCCGGTATCAATCGTGCTAGTATCGCCGGTTCCTTTGCCTTGGCTATCTCGCAGACAGACCATACCGGCAAAGCTCAAGTCAAAGGTATCGAATCTGTGCTTAGTAGATGGCATGTACAGGGCTGCGCGAACTGCCAGACTCACCTAAGCACAACAGCATTTGTACCTCTTTTTGAGctgaatgaggatgatgcaaaaagaaaacatgctAATAATGAATTGGCAGTGCACCTGCATACTAGGGGTAATCCAGGAGGTCAAAGAGTGCGCAATGTTACCGTGGGAACTATGAGATAG
- a CDS encoding uncharacterized protein (predicted protein) yields the protein MYFLLFSGVSSGTSSERVQNVFTSAAFLDNNILMTNNFQSQTIGISYDMRADGQKLDISRAGIIFVSILLVLTCDSSMDRNSWLLRNATYPGLVIRKDSSVATRHVDGVKSLDETPSWIGNTANGEMVKLCLGGERPLAKTMSYAGYNIDYVAQTTETSNPDGDQTSATPSLV from the exons ATGTactttttgcttttctcaGGGGTCTCGTCTGGCACTTCTTCGGAACGAGTACAGAATGTATTCACCTCGGCAGCATTTCTAGACAACAACATATTGATGACGAACAACTTCCAATCTCAGACGATTGGTATATCGTACGATATGCGTGCCGATGGACAAAAGCTGGATATTTCTCGTGCAGGAATCATCTTCGTGTCGATATTATTGGTCTTGACTTG CGATTCCTCGATGGACCGAAACTCTTGGCTCCTTCGCAATGCTACGTATCCGGGCCTCGTTATCAGAAAAGACTCCTCTGTTGCGACGCGACATGTTGATGGTGTCAAGTCTCTCGACGAGACTCCCAGTTGGATTGGCAACACGGCTAATGGTGAGATGGTGAAGCTTTGCCTAGGGGGAGAACGGCCGCTCGCGAAGACCATGTCTTATGCCGGTTATAACATCGACTATGTGGCCCAAACAACGGAGACGAGCAACCCCGATGGCGATCAGACGAGTGCTACTCCTTCCTTAGTCTAG